A stretch of Candidatus Sphingomonas phytovorans DNA encodes these proteins:
- a CDS encoding prolyl oligopeptidase family serine peptidase has protein sequence MERTCVAALLCGVAVLPFAAPALAQNAPLESVMSAPFPMDLTASRTDGRVAWVSNEQGVRNIMVAARKPDGSFAPASVTSYSRDNGYELDHLTWANSGKAIVYTGGGSLEGGGPVNTESLPSGPMVKEVLALTIGEATSRTFGPGEAPEASPVDDRIAFVRGGQIWLARLGSKDVATQLIHDRGSSSGISWSPDGSRIAFISHRRDGQALLGIYEFASAKILWMAPATDRDGAPQWSPDGKRIAWVRIPAGQPAFRGFLPIRAAPPWSIWVGDATTGESRQVWRAASGPGSAFRQVEDGTMLFWAADDRLVFPWEKTGWIRLYSVPADGGEATPLTPDGSELFAADLDPSRRKIIFSSNSTDDDHRHLWEVPAAGGTARALTRGASVEDLPAVTKDGVVYALHGTGRDPLTPVALNASGAMEPVYAPAALKNFPRQALVVPQRVVFDASDRLPVHGQLFLPEGKAPGRKPAVLFFHGGPQRQMLLGWHPMGAYTHLYAMNQFLASQGYIVLSVNFRGGTGYGLNWREPLEFAETGGSEVRDIAGAVAYLKTRPDVDASRIGVYGMSYGGVMTSLALSKLPNDFAAGVDIAGVHNWKTFLPYLTEPGAPPGPAEVAVKSSAISSVADWTAPVLIVQGDDDRAVNFAQSVELVGALREVGKVEPELFVLPDEVHDFIRHRSWLAVFDRTQEFLQRKLMKKGVSAGK, from the coding sequence TTGGAGCGCACTTGTGTCGCGGCCTTGCTGTGCGGGGTGGCGGTGCTGCCCTTCGCCGCGCCGGCCCTTGCCCAGAATGCGCCGCTTGAAAGCGTGATGAGCGCTCCCTTTCCGATGGACCTGACCGCATCCCGCACCGACGGACGTGTCGCCTGGGTTTCCAACGAGCAGGGCGTGCGCAACATCATGGTCGCGGCGCGCAAGCCGGATGGTTCCTTCGCGCCGGCCAGCGTCACGAGCTACAGCCGCGACAATGGCTATGAACTGGATCACCTGACCTGGGCGAACAGCGGCAAGGCGATCGTCTATACTGGCGGCGGCAGCCTCGAAGGCGGCGGCCCGGTCAACACCGAAAGCCTGCCGTCCGGCCCGATGGTCAAGGAAGTGCTCGCGCTGACGATCGGCGAGGCGACCTCGCGCACCTTCGGTCCCGGCGAAGCGCCTGAGGCATCGCCGGTCGACGATCGCATCGCCTTCGTTCGCGGCGGCCAGATCTGGCTCGCCCGGCTCGGATCGAAGGATGTGGCGACTCAGTTGATCCACGATCGCGGTTCCTCAAGCGGCATTTCCTGGTCGCCTGACGGATCGAGGATCGCGTTCATCAGTCATCGCCGTGACGGACAGGCGCTGCTCGGCATCTACGAATTCGCCAGCGCGAAGATCCTGTGGATGGCGCCCGCCACTGATCGCGACGGTGCCCCGCAATGGTCACCTGATGGCAAGCGCATCGCCTGGGTACGCATTCCGGCGGGCCAGCCGGCGTTCCGTGGCTTCCTGCCGATCCGCGCCGCGCCGCCCTGGTCGATCTGGGTCGGCGATGCGACGACGGGTGAATCGCGCCAGGTCTGGCGCGCGGCGTCAGGCCCGGGCAGCGCCTTCCGCCAGGTCGAGGACGGCACGATGCTGTTCTGGGCCGCCGACGACCGCCTCGTCTTCCCGTGGGAGAAGACCGGATGGATCAGGCTCTATTCGGTCCCTGCCGATGGCGGCGAGGCTACTCCGCTGACGCCGGACGGCTCGGAACTGTTCGCGGCCGATCTCGATCCGTCGCGCAGGAAGATCATCTTCTCGTCCAATTCGACCGATGACGACCACCGCCATCTCTGGGAAGTCCCTGCCGCGGGCGGCACCGCGCGGGCGCTGACCAGGGGGGCGAGCGTCGAGGACCTGCCGGCCGTCACGAAGGACGGTGTGGTCTATGCGCTGCACGGCACCGGTCGCGATCCGCTGACGCCGGTCGCGCTCAACGCCAGTGGCGCGATGGAGCCTGTCTATGCTCCGGCAGCCTTGAAGAACTTTCCGCGCCAGGCGCTGGTCGTGCCGCAGCGGGTGGTGTTCGACGCCAGCGACAGGCTGCCGGTCCATGGCCAGCTCTTCCTTCCGGAGGGCAAGGCGCCGGGCAGGAAGCCCGCCGTCCTGTTCTTCCATGGCGGGCCGCAACGGCAGATGCTGCTCGGCTGGCATCCGATGGGCGCCTACACGCATCTCTATGCGATGAACCAGTTCCTCGCGAGCCAGGGCTATATCGTCCTGTCGGTAAACTTCCGCGGCGGTACCGGCTACGGCCTCAACTGGCGCGAACCGCTCGAGTTCGCCGAGACGGGGGGCAGCGAGGTTCGCGATATCGCCGGGGCGGTCGCCTATCTCAAGACCCGCCCGGACGTGGATGCGTCGCGCATCGGCGTCTACGGGATGAGCTATGGCGGGGTGATGACCTCGCTCGCGCTGTCGAAGCTGCCGAACGACTTTGCCGCCGGTGTCGATATCGCCGGGGTGCACAACTGGAAGACCTTCCTGCCTTACCTTACCGAGCCGGGCGCACCTCCCGGACCGGCCGAGGTGGCGGTGAAATCCTCGGCGATCAGCAGCGTCGCTGACTGGACCGCGCCGGTGCTGATCGTCCAGGGCGACGATGATCGCGCGGTGAACTTCGCACAGTCGGTCGAGCTGGTCGGCGCATTGCGTGAGGTCGGCAAGGTCGAGCCTGAGTTGTTCGTCCTGCCCGACGAGGTGCACGACTTCATCCGCCACCGGAGCTGGCTGGCGGTGTTCGACAGGACTCAGGAATTCCTGCAGCGCAAGTTGATGAAAAAGGGCGTGAGCGCGGGAAAGTGA
- a CDS encoding Lrp/AsnC ligand binding domain-containing protein: MNVRTVESSADAVDLRILRILQEDGRITNQELASRAGLSPAACFDRVKRLRTSGVIAGYTALLDPAKLGQALLIFVEVVLDRTTDDVFTAFAAQVGDIPEVLECHMVAGGFDYLLKVRVADMAAYRRFLGEILTSIPGVRETRTYAVLEEVKATTRLPI; the protein is encoded by the coding sequence TTGAACGTCCGCACCGTGGAATCTTCGGCCGATGCCGTGGATCTCCGAATCCTGCGCATCCTTCAGGAAGACGGGCGCATCACCAACCAGGAACTGGCGAGCCGCGCCGGCCTGTCGCCGGCAGCCTGTTTCGACCGGGTGAAGCGGTTGCGGACAAGCGGGGTGATCGCCGGCTATACCGCCCTGCTCGATCCGGCGAAGCTCGGCCAGGCGCTGCTGATCTTCGTCGAGGTCGTTCTCGACCGCACCACCGACGATGTGTTCACGGCGTTCGCCGCGCAGGTCGGCGACATTCCGGAAGTGCTCGAATGCCATATGGTGGCGGGCGGGTTCGACTATCTGCTCAAGGTGCGCGTGGCGGACATGGCCGCCTATCGCCGCTTCCTCGGCGAGATCCTGACCAGCATTCCCGGGGTGCGCGAGACGCGCACCTATGCGGTGCTTGAGGAGGTGAAAGCGACGACGCGGTTGCCGATCTGA
- a CDS encoding membrane dipeptidase: MKKLLPMSRRQLLGGATALAVSGFPMINFGQYRLDAASPKTYSKRAVDLTRQSLVIDMLGALKIDMGPKFFAVPLSEKDAKEFLSSGITGFHHAIGLGGPNPREAALDFFATWQGYAGRNSDVFTLVDKAADLVRAKKNGKCAVIMGLQSSDHLRRAEDVKYFYQIGQRCSQLTYNSQNLLGSGSTERVDGGVSDLGAEIIAAMNEVGMLVDVSHCGDRTTLDAIAISPKPIAITHSNCRALVNHPRLKTDEAIKALGAKGGVMGITGVRMFVSEKEPTTIVDIVDHIDHVVKLIGIEHVGIGSDADLNGYDDTPPEVQKQIRAAYKSSYAFRDKIDTDGFDHPLKMYDLTEELIRRKYSDANIAAILGGNFQRLLTATWGG, from the coding sequence GTGAAGAAGCTACTCCCCATGTCGCGACGTCAGCTTCTCGGCGGAGCCACCGCGCTCGCGGTGTCCGGTTTTCCGATGATCAATTTCGGCCAGTATCGCCTCGATGCCGCCTCGCCGAAGACCTATTCGAAGCGCGCGGTCGACCTCACCCGGCAGTCGCTCGTCATCGACATGCTCGGCGCGCTCAAGATCGACATGGGCCCCAAATTCTTCGCCGTGCCGCTGAGTGAAAAGGACGCGAAGGAATTCCTGTCCAGCGGCATCACCGGCTTCCACCACGCGATCGGCCTGGGCGGCCCGAATCCGCGCGAAGCCGCGCTCGATTTCTTCGCCACCTGGCAAGGCTATGCCGGGCGCAACAGCGATGTCTTCACCCTGGTCGACAAGGCGGCCGACCTGGTCCGCGCGAAGAAGAACGGCAAATGCGCGGTCATCATGGGCTTGCAGAGCTCGGACCATCTCCGCCGGGCGGAGGATGTCAAATATTTCTACCAGATCGGCCAGCGCTGTTCGCAGCTCACCTATAACAGCCAGAATCTGCTTGGTTCGGGCTCGACCGAGCGCGTCGACGGGGGCGTCTCCGATCTCGGCGCTGAGATCATCGCCGCGATGAACGAGGTCGGCATGCTAGTCGACGTGTCGCATTGCGGCGATCGCACCACGCTCGACGCCATCGCGATCTCGCCCAAGCCGATCGCCATCACGCACAGCAATTGCCGCGCTCTCGTCAATCATCCCCGTTTGAAGACCGACGAGGCGATCAAGGCGCTTGGCGCCAAGGGCGGCGTGATGGGCATCACCGGGGTGCGCATGTTCGTCAGCGAGAAGGAGCCGACCACGATTGTCGACATAGTCGACCATATCGATCACGTCGTGAAGCTGATCGGCATCGAGCATGTCGGTATCGGCTCCGATGCCGATCTCAACGGCTATGACGACACCCCGCCGGAAGTTCAGAAGCAGATCCGTGCCGCGTACAAGTCAAGCTACGCCTTCCGCGACAAGATCGACACCGACGGCTTCGATCATCCGCTGAAGATGTACGACCTGACCGAGGAACTGATCCGCCGCAAATATTCCGACGCGAACATCGCGGCGATACTGGGTGGCAACTTCCAGCGCCTGCTGACGGCGACCTGGGGCGGATGA
- a CDS encoding UTRA domain-containing protein, producing the protein MTIEARIRRDIEERIRSGEWVPGTRIPFEHELVVTYGCARATVNKALSRLAREGLIERRRRAGSFVAHPRIQSAVVGVPDIGALIAARGEAYRWKLVSKSLDMSPPGEVETSPAARWLRLCGIHHASGQPFGWEERWLDLDTVPEAAEISFDEVAPGTWLLGHVPWTDARHRIGAVAASPAVARHLHVAAGSPCLQIERWTWRSDAAVTFARQLFPGDRYDLVEDFTPR; encoded by the coding sequence ATGACGATCGAGGCGCGCATCCGGCGCGATATCGAGGAGCGCATCCGGTCAGGCGAATGGGTGCCCGGCACACGCATCCCGTTCGAGCATGAGCTTGTCGTCACCTATGGCTGCGCCCGCGCGACCGTGAACAAGGCGCTCAGCCGCCTCGCGCGCGAAGGGCTGATCGAGCGCCGCCGTCGCGCCGGATCGTTCGTGGCACATCCGCGCATCCAGTCGGCGGTGGTCGGCGTGCCGGATATCGGCGCGCTGATCGCGGCGCGCGGCGAGGCCTATCGCTGGAAGCTGGTCTCGAAGAGTCTCGACATGAGCCCGCCGGGAGAGGTCGAGACGAGCCCCGCCGCGCGGTGGCTGCGGCTCTGCGGTATCCATCATGCGAGCGGCCAGCCCTTTGGCTGGGAAGAGCGCTGGCTCGACCTGGACACCGTGCCCGAGGCAGCGGAGATCTCCTTCGACGAGGTCGCGCCCGGCACCTGGCTGCTCGGCCATGTGCCCTGGACCGACGCGCGTCACCGGATCGGCGCGGTTGCCGCCTCGCCCGCCGTCGCGCGCCACCTCCATGTCGCCGCCGGCTCGCCCTGCCTGCAGATCGAGCGCTGGACCTGGCGGAGCGATGCGGCGGTCACCTTCGCGCGGCAGCTCTTTCCGGGCGACCGCTATGACCTGGTCGAGGATTTCACGCCGCGCTGA
- a CDS encoding formimidoylglutamate deiminase, whose protein sequence is MPALWFETAFVDNDWVDRVRLEISDGLISAIATGVDPAAGDERHAIGLPGLPNLHSHAFQRGMAGLAEQRGTTGDDFWSWRDLMYRFLDRLGPEDVEAIATLAYVEMLETGFTRVGEFHYLHHDPDGRLYADPAEMAARVAAAAQASGIALTLLPVFYAHGGFGGAAPGAAQRRFLNDVDGYARLLDGSRSAVAALPDAVAGIAPHSLRAATPDELRAILPLAGANPIHIHIAEQRKEVADCLAWSGRRPVEWLQGEMPVDPRWCLVHATHVTDAERFALARSGAIAGLCPITEANLGDGIFPAATYLAEGGAFGIGSDSNVLISATEELRLLEYGQRLSLHQRCVLAGDRPSIGATLFAGALAGGSRALGVEGGIAVGRPADLVSLDADDPAFVARSGDRLLDSWIFATRTGIDCVWRRGTRLVEGGRHVRGEETRRRFSAVLARLMDG, encoded by the coding sequence ATGCCGGCATTGTGGTTCGAGACCGCGTTCGTTGATAACGACTGGGTCGACCGGGTTCGGCTGGAGATTTCAGACGGCCTGATTTCCGCGATCGCGACCGGCGTCGATCCGGCCGCCGGCGACGAGCGCCATGCGATCGGCCTGCCCGGCCTGCCCAATCTCCACAGCCATGCATTCCAGCGCGGCATGGCTGGTCTCGCCGAGCAGCGCGGCACGACCGGCGACGATTTCTGGTCGTGGCGGGACCTGATGTACCGCTTCCTCGACCGGCTCGGCCCTGAGGATGTGGAGGCGATCGCGACGCTGGCCTATGTCGAGATGCTTGAGACCGGCTTCACGCGGGTCGGCGAGTTCCACTATCTCCACCACGATCCCGACGGCCGCCTTTATGCCGACCCGGCGGAGATGGCGGCTCGAGTCGCGGCGGCGGCGCAGGCGAGCGGCATCGCCCTGACGCTGCTACCGGTCTTCTACGCCCATGGCGGCTTTGGCGGCGCGGCGCCCGGTGCCGCGCAACGCCGTTTCCTGAACGATGTCGACGGCTATGCCAGATTGCTGGACGGAAGCCGCAGCGCCGTCGCTGCCCTGCCCGACGCCGTGGCCGGCATCGCGCCGCACAGCCTGCGCGCGGCGACACCCGATGAGCTTCGTGCGATCCTGCCGCTCGCTGGAGCCAACCCGATCCACATCCATATCGCCGAGCAGCGCAAGGAAGTGGCCGATTGCCTGGCCTGGAGCGGCCGGCGGCCGGTCGAATGGCTGCAGGGCGAAATGCCGGTCGATCCCCGCTGGTGCCTGGTCCATGCGACTCATGTCACTGACGCGGAACGCTTCGCCCTTGCGCGTAGCGGCGCGATCGCCGGGCTTTGTCCGATCACCGAGGCCAATCTCGGCGACGGCATCTTTCCGGCTGCCACCTATCTCGCCGAAGGCGGCGCCTTCGGGATCGGCAGCGATTCCAACGTGCTGATCTCCGCCACCGAGGAACTGCGCCTGCTCGAATATGGCCAGCGGCTGAGCCTGCACCAGCGCTGCGTCCTTGCCGGCGACCGGCCCTCGATCGGCGCGACATTGTTCGCGGGCGCCCTGGCCGGCGGATCGCGCGCGCTGGGTGTCGAGGGAGGGATCGCGGTCGGTCGTCCCGCCGACCTGGTCTCACTCGATGCCGACGACCCCGCCTTTGTCGCGCGTTCGGGCGACAGGCTGCTCGACAGCTGGATTTTCGCGACGCGCACGGGGATAGACTGTGTCTGGCGCCGGGGCACCCGGCTGGTGGAGGGTGGCAGGCATGTGCGCGGCGAAGAAACACGGCGGCGCTTTTCTGCCGTGCTCGCCCGCCTGATGGACGGATGA
- a CDS encoding low molecular weight phosphotyrosine protein phosphatase — MTASKAAILFVCLGNICRSPLAEAAFRAEADRAGLSAEADSAGTGDWHIGAGPDRRAVATAKRHGIDISGYRARQVSAGDFRRFTHIFALDASNLADLQAIAPADSTAALDLLLNVAPGREGQAVQDPYYGDDEGFETTWNDVTTAARALVDRLRT; from the coding sequence ATGACCGCATCCAAGGCCGCCATCCTGTTCGTCTGCCTCGGCAATATCTGCCGCTCACCCCTGGCCGAAGCGGCATTCCGTGCCGAAGCGGATCGAGCGGGTCTGTCGGCCGAGGCCGATTCCGCCGGGACGGGGGACTGGCATATCGGCGCCGGTCCCGATCGCCGTGCGGTGGCGACGGCGAAGCGCCACGGCATCGACATTTCGGGCTATCGCGCCCGGCAGGTCAGCGCCGGGGACTTTCGCCGATTCACCCATATCTTCGCGCTCGACGCCAGTAATCTCGCTGACCTGCAGGCAATCGCACCGGCGGATTCGACCGCGGCACTGGACCTTCTGCTGAACGTCGCGCCGGGTCGCGAAGGCCAGGCGGTACAGGATCCTTATTACGGTGACGACGAGGGATTCGAGACGACCTGGAACGATGTCACCACCGCCGCCCGGGCGCTGGTGGACCGGCTACGGACCTGA
- the putA gene encoding bifunctional proline dehydrogenase/L-glutamate gamma-semialdehyde dehydrogenase PutA, translating into MPRSPWDSIDDAKYRDEAETIADLLARQPLSVPERKAVVAEAIALVESARSAAKKQGVVEDFLQQFSLGTREGLALMCLAEALLRVPDAETRDRLIAEKIGSADWASHVGKSDSLFVNASTWGLLLTGKLVEADETAKKDIGGYIKRIAARIGEPVIRQAVAAAVRIMGEQFVLGRTIEAALARAKKEDTLCSFDMLGEGARTEVDAARFEQIYADAIETVGKAAAGAGPELGHGVSVKLSALHPRYEAVQEARVWDELYPRVKRLALIAARYDLNFAIDAEEADRLVLSLKLVDRLVREPELGDWKGLGVVVQAYQKRAPLVIAALADLAKETGRRIMIRLVKGAYWDSEIKRAQVAGRPDYPVYTTKAATDLSYLVCAKALIDASPALYPQFASHNAHTLAAVRHMADAAGVRIEHQRLHGMGEALYAGADKRYGGIILRAYAPVGGHEELLPYLVRRLLENGANTSFVHALLDEEIPAAEVVRDPVAIVEVHPRAHDKIPVPSRLYGAARRNSEGRDFSLLAARDTAGKALAMVRAEKLKAGPLVGGKLVTRPTEPVTNPADRSLTIGQVGSATPADIDAAIKLARKAQPRWNALTGTGRAIVLRAMADALEAEEDRLVALLSLEAGKTLNDGVAEVREAVDFCRYYAVLAERQFGAPVILDGPVGEVNSLELHGRGVFACISPWNFPLAIFTGQIAAALAAGNAVLAKPAEQTPLIAAEAVRIYHKAGLDTALLALVPGDGAIVGAALVAHPGIDGVAFTGGTDTAGAINRTLAARPGPIVPFIAETGGLNGMFVDSTALREQVVDDVILSAFGSAGQRCSALRLLYLPKDTAEETIATLVGALEAQILANPGDPSTDIGPVIDEEAREALNRHVVRLEKEARIVARLDPGALATRGSFFGPVIAEVPTPDFLEREVFGPILHIYRYDPNELEAVAGKLAARGYGLTLGVHSRIDRFAEEVREAVPAGNVYVNRSIIGAVVGVQPFGGEGLSGTGPKAGGPHALLRYALERAVSVNITAQGGDPALLNL; encoded by the coding sequence ATGCCACGCTCGCCCTGGGACTCGATCGACGACGCCAAATATCGCGACGAGGCGGAAACCATCGCTGATCTGCTTGCGCGCCAGCCGCTTTCGGTTCCGGAGCGCAAAGCTGTCGTGGCGGAGGCGATCGCGCTGGTGGAGTCGGCGCGCTCGGCGGCGAAGAAACAGGGCGTGGTCGAGGATTTCCTCCAGCAATTCTCGCTCGGCACGCGCGAGGGCCTTGCGCTGATGTGCCTCGCCGAGGCGCTGCTGCGCGTGCCCGATGCCGAGACGCGCGACCGGCTGATCGCCGAGAAGATCGGATCGGCCGACTGGGCAAGCCATGTCGGCAAGTCGGACAGCCTGTTCGTCAACGCCTCGACCTGGGGCCTGTTGCTGACCGGCAAGCTGGTAGAGGCGGACGAGACCGCGAAGAAGGATATTGGCGGCTATATCAAGCGCATCGCGGCGCGCATCGGCGAGCCGGTGATCCGCCAGGCGGTGGCCGCCGCGGTGCGGATCATGGGCGAGCAGTTCGTGCTTGGCCGCACGATCGAAGCGGCGCTGGCGCGGGCGAAGAAGGAAGACACGCTCTGCTCGTTCGACATGCTGGGCGAGGGCGCCCGGACCGAGGTCGACGCGGCACGCTTCGAGCAGATCTATGCCGATGCGATCGAGACGGTGGGCAAGGCCGCGGCGGGCGCCGGTCCTGAGCTTGGGCATGGCGTGTCGGTCAAGCTGTCGGCGCTCCACCCGCGCTACGAGGCAGTGCAGGAAGCGCGCGTCTGGGACGAGCTTTATCCCCGCGTGAAGCGCCTCGCGCTGATCGCGGCCCGCTACGACCTGAACTTCGCGATCGATGCCGAGGAGGCCGATCGCCTCGTGCTCTCGCTCAAGCTGGTCGACCGGCTGGTGCGCGAGCCTGAGCTTGGCGACTGGAAGGGTCTCGGCGTCGTGGTCCAGGCCTATCAGAAGCGCGCGCCGCTGGTCATCGCCGCGCTGGCCGATCTGGCGAAGGAGACGGGCCGCCGGATCATGATCCGCCTGGTCAAGGGCGCCTATTGGGACAGCGAGATCAAGCGCGCCCAGGTCGCGGGCCGGCCGGATTATCCGGTCTATACCACCAAGGCAGCGACCGACCTCAGCTATCTGGTGTGTGCGAAGGCGCTGATCGACGCCTCGCCCGCGCTCTACCCGCAATTCGCGTCGCACAACGCCCATACGCTGGCGGCGGTGCGCCACATGGCCGACGCGGCTGGTGTCCGGATCGAGCATCAGCGGCTGCACGGCATGGGCGAGGCGCTCTATGCCGGGGCGGACAAGCGTTATGGCGGCATCATCCTGCGCGCTTATGCGCCGGTCGGCGGGCATGAGGAACTGCTGCCCTATCTCGTCCGCCGCCTGCTCGAGAATGGCGCGAACACCAGCTTCGTCCACGCGCTGCTCGACGAGGAAATCCCGGCCGCCGAGGTCGTCCGCGATCCGGTCGCGATCGTCGAGGTCCATCCCCGCGCGCATGACAAGATTCCGGTGCCGTCGCGGCTCTACGGTGCCGCCCGTCGCAACTCGGAAGGCCGCGACTTTTCGTTGCTGGCCGCGCGCGACACGGCTGGCAAGGCGCTCGCGATGGTGCGTGCCGAAAAGCTCAAGGCCGGGCCGCTCGTGGGCGGCAAGCTCGTCACGCGTCCGACCGAGCCAGTCACCAATCCCGCTGACCGCAGCCTGACGATTGGCCAGGTCGGCAGCGCGACGCCCGCCGATATCGACGCGGCGATCAAGCTCGCGCGCAAGGCGCAGCCGCGCTGGAACGCTCTGACCGGCACCGGTCGCGCCATCGTGCTGCGTGCGATGGCCGATGCGCTCGAGGCGGAGGAGGATCGCCTCGTCGCGCTGCTCTCGCTCGAGGCGGGCAAGACGCTCAACGATGGCGTCGCCGAAGTGCGCGAGGCAGTCGATTTCTGCCGTTATTACGCGGTGCTTGCCGAGCGCCAGTTCGGTGCGCCGGTGATCCTCGACGGCCCGGTCGGCGAGGTGAACAGCCTGGAATTGCACGGCCGCGGCGTGTTCGCCTGTATCTCGCCATGGAATTTCCCGCTGGCGATCTTCACCGGCCAGATCGCCGCCGCGCTGGCGGCAGGCAATGCTGTGCTGGCCAAGCCGGCCGAGCAGACCCCGCTGATCGCGGCTGAAGCGGTGCGCATCTACCACAAGGCCGGGCTCGACACGGCGCTGCTCGCGCTGGTGCCGGGCGACGGCGCTATCGTCGGGGCGGCCTTGGTCGCGCATCCCGGTATCGATGGCGTCGCCTTCACCGGCGGCACCGACACCGCGGGCGCGATCAACCGGACGTTGGCGGCGCGTCCGGGCCCGATCGTCCCGTTCATTGCCGAGACCGGCGGGCTCAACGGCATGTTCGTCGATTCGACCGCGCTGCGCGAGCAGGTGGTTGACGACGTCATCCTCTCCGCCTTCGGTTCAGCCGGGCAGCGCTGCTCGGCGCTCCGCCTGCTGTACCTGCCAAAGGACACTGCCGAGGAGACGATCGCGACCCTGGTCGGCGCGCTCGAAGCTCAAATCCTCGCCAACCCGGGCGACCCTTCGACCGATATCGGCCCGGTGATCGACGAGGAGGCGCGCGAGGCGCTGAACAGGCATGTCGTCAGGCTGGAAAAGGAGGCGCGCATCGTTGCCCGGCTCGATCCCGGCGCGCTTGCGACGCGGGGCAGTTTCTTCGGCCCGGTCATCGCCGAAGTGCCGACGCCCGATTTCCTTGAGCGCGAGGTGTTCGGCCCGATCCTGCACATCTACCGCTACGACCCGAACGAACTGGAAGCAGTTGCGGGCAAGCTGGCTGCGCGAGGTTACGGCCTGACGCTCGGCGTCCACAGCCGGATCGACCGTTTCGCCGAGGAAGTCCGCGAGGCGGTGCCCGCCGGCAATGTCTATGTGAACCGCTCGATCATCGGCGCGGTCGTCGGTGTCCAGCCGTTCGGCGGGGAGGGGTTGTCGGGCACTGGCCCCAAGGCAGGCGGCCCCCACGCGCTGCTGCGCTATGCGCTTGAACGGGCTGTCTCGGTCAACATCACCGCCCAGGGTGGCGACCCCGCGTTGCTCAACCTCTAG
- a CDS encoding DUF1488 family protein codes for MAADKMDIDQSTILDNEHEQLVEFTGEVDGDEYEFAVQYAVLEALSGDAPDDDAVDMFNRFSDVIADAGLVALARNSDQALIVISENDLE; via the coding sequence GTGGCGGCAGACAAGATGGACATCGACCAGTCGACGATCCTCGACAATGAGCATGAACAGCTCGTCGAGTTCACCGGCGAGGTCGATGGCGACGAATATGAATTCGCTGTCCAATATGCAGTGCTTGAGGCGCTGAGCGGTGACGCGCCGGATGATGATGCGGTCGACATGTTCAACCGCTTCAGCGACGTGATCGCTGACGCCGGCCTGGTCGCGCTTGCGCGCAACAGCGATCAGGCACTGATCGTGATCAGCGAGAACGACTTGGAATAA